The Ananas comosus cultivar F153 linkage group 2, ASM154086v1, whole genome shotgun sequence genome contains a region encoding:
- the LOC109706642 gene encoding uncharacterized protein LOC109706642 — protein sequence MALFMALDGDWSDILVKVSMFILVQALVFLVLSNSSNIFSATERSHSFRPSRSVSLRRMLAVLSDLPPGGELSPQVKPSERKED from the coding sequence ATGGCTTTGTTCATGGCTTTAGATGGTGATTGGAGCGACATCTTAGTGAAGGTGAGCATGTTCATCTTGGTCCAGGCTTTGGTTTTCCTAGTCCTGTCCAATTCCTCGAACATCTTCTCCGCGACCGAGAGATCGCATAGTTTCCGCCCGAGCCGGTCGGTGAGCTTGCGCCGCATGCTCGCGGTCCTCTCCGACTTGCCGCCCGGTGGCGAGCTGTCGCCGCAGGTCAAGCCCTCGGAGAGGAAGGAGGATTGA